Proteins encoded in a region of the Azospirillum thiophilum genome:
- the alaS gene encoding alanine--tRNA ligase translates to MQTANDIRRTFLDFFAKQGHQIVDSSPLVPRNDPTLMFTNAGMVQFKNVFTGAETRPYRRATTSQKCVRAGGKHNDLDNVGYTARHHTFFEMLGNFSFGDYFKDDAIAFAWNLITKEYGLPADKLLVTVHTSDEDAAAIWRKVAGLPDGRIIRIPTDDNFWRMGDTGPCGPCSEIFFDHGPSIAGGPPGSPDQDGDRFIEIWNLVFMQYEQLGPDNLVPLPKPSIDTGMGLERLAAVLQGKHDNYDIDLMRALIMASAEATKSAPDGAHAVSHRVIADHLRSTSFLIADGVLPSNEGRGYVLRRIMRRAMRHAHMIGAREPLMHRLVPALIQQMGDAYPELNRARALIVETLKLEETRFKQTLERGLRLLEDEVGHLGEGQPLAGDVAFKLYDTFGFPLDLTQDVLRGQGRGVDEAGFKAAMDEQRRKARESWAGSGEVGTEKLWYEIKDELGATEFFGYDAEMAEGKVTAIVKGDARVETAAAGDQVLVVVNQTPFYGESGGQVGDSGVIFSATGAELVVSDTLKKLGAVWAHVGTVTKGSLSVGDVVELRVDGTRRSAIRANHSATHLLHEALRHRLGDHVTQKGSLVAPERLRFDISQPTGLSAADIAVIEDEVNRRILANSDVVTRLMSPDEARAQGAMALFGEKYGDEVRVVSMGGPHGELDRDYSIELCGGTHVRRTGDIGVFKIVSEGAVAAGVRRIEALTGTGAKAWLSERDHLLTEAASVLKVKPDEVPARVAVLVEERRKMERELAELRRQVAMGGGAKAEGGGEAKDVAGVKVASRVVEGLPAKDLKPMADELKKQVGSGVVVLIAANEGKASIVIGVTDDLTGSLSAVDLVRVGAEALGGKGGGGRPDMAQAGGPDASLAPAAVEAIEKAIAARTAS, encoded by the coding sequence ATGCAGACCGCCAACGACATCCGTCGCACGTTCCTGGATTTCTTCGCCAAGCAGGGACATCAGATCGTCGACTCGTCGCCGCTCGTGCCGCGCAACGACCCGACGCTGATGTTCACCAACGCCGGCATGGTCCAGTTCAAGAACGTCTTCACCGGTGCCGAGACGCGGCCTTACCGGCGCGCGACCACCTCGCAGAAATGCGTACGCGCCGGCGGCAAGCACAACGACCTGGACAATGTCGGCTACACGGCCCGGCACCATACCTTCTTCGAGATGCTGGGGAACTTCTCCTTCGGCGATTATTTCAAGGACGACGCCATCGCGTTCGCCTGGAACCTGATCACCAAGGAGTACGGGCTGCCGGCCGACAAGCTGCTGGTGACCGTCCACACCTCGGACGAGGATGCGGCGGCGATCTGGCGCAAGGTCGCCGGCCTGCCGGACGGGCGGATCATCCGCATCCCGACCGACGATAATTTCTGGCGGATGGGCGACACCGGCCCCTGCGGCCCGTGTTCGGAGATCTTCTTCGACCATGGCCCGTCGATCGCCGGCGGCCCGCCGGGCAGCCCGGACCAGGACGGCGACCGCTTCATCGAGATCTGGAACCTCGTGTTCATGCAGTATGAACAGCTGGGTCCGGACAATCTTGTGCCGTTGCCCAAGCCGTCGATCGACACCGGCATGGGGCTGGAGCGTCTGGCCGCCGTGCTCCAGGGCAAGCACGACAATTACGACATCGACCTGATGCGGGCGCTGATCATGGCGTCGGCCGAGGCGACCAAGAGCGCGCCGGACGGCGCCCATGCCGTGTCGCACCGCGTCATCGCCGACCATCTGCGCTCGACCTCCTTCCTGATCGCCGACGGCGTGCTGCCGTCGAACGAGGGCCGCGGCTATGTGCTGCGCCGCATCATGCGCCGGGCCATGCGCCACGCCCACATGATCGGCGCGCGCGAGCCGCTGATGCACCGTCTGGTCCCGGCGCTGATCCAGCAGATGGGCGACGCCTATCCGGAGCTGAACCGCGCCCGCGCCCTGATCGTCGAGACGCTGAAGCTGGAGGAGACCCGCTTCAAGCAGACGCTGGAGCGCGGCCTGCGCCTGCTGGAGGACGAGGTCGGCCATCTGGGCGAGGGCCAGCCGCTGGCCGGCGACGTCGCCTTCAAGCTGTACGACACCTTCGGCTTCCCGCTCGACCTGACGCAGGACGTGCTGCGCGGCCAGGGCCGCGGCGTCGACGAGGCCGGCTTCAAGGCCGCGATGGACGAGCAGCGCCGCAAGGCCCGCGAATCCTGGGCCGGCTCGGGCGAGGTCGGCACCGAGAAGCTGTGGTACGAGATCAAGGACGAGTTGGGCGCCACCGAGTTCTTCGGCTACGACGCCGAAATGGCCGAGGGCAAGGTGACGGCCATCGTCAAGGGCGATGCCCGCGTCGAGACCGCCGCCGCCGGCGACCAGGTGCTGGTCGTCGTCAACCAGACACCCTTCTATGGAGAATCGGGCGGTCAGGTCGGCGATTCCGGCGTGATCTTCTCCGCCACCGGCGCCGAACTGGTGGTGTCCGACACGCTGAAGAAGCTGGGCGCGGTGTGGGCCCATGTCGGCACCGTCACCAAGGGCAGCCTCTCGGTCGGCGACGTGGTCGAACTGCGGGTCGACGGCACCCGCCGCTCGGCCATCCGCGCCAACCACTCGGCCACCCACCTGCTGCACGAGGCGCTGCGCCACCGTCTGGGCGACCATGTCACCCAGAAGGGCTCGCTGGTGGCGCCGGAGCGGCTGCGCTTCGACATCAGCCAGCCGACCGGCCTCAGCGCCGCCGACATCGCGGTGATCGAGGACGAGGTCAACCGCCGCATCCTTGCCAACAGCGACGTCGTCACCCGGCTGATGTCGCCGGACGAGGCCCGCGCCCAGGGCGCCATGGCGCTGTTCGGCGAAAAGTACGGCGACGAGGTCCGCGTCGTCTCGATGGGCGGGCCGCATGGCGAGCTGGACCGTGATTACTCCATCGAGCTGTGCGGCGGCACCCATGTCCGCCGCACCGGCGACATCGGCGTGTTCAAGATCGTCTCCGAAGGCGCCGTTGCCGCCGGCGTCCGCCGCATCGAGGCGCTGACCGGCACCGGTGCCAAGGCCTGGCTGTCCGAGCGCGACCATCTGCTGACCGAGGCGGCGAGCGTCCTGAAGGTGAAGCCCGACGAGGTTCCGGCCCGTGTGGCCGTGCTGGTCGAGGAGCGACGCAAGATGGAGCGCGAACTGGCAGAGCTGCGCCGGCAGGTTGCCATGGGTGGTGGTGCCAAGGCCGAGGGCGGCGGCGAGGCCAAGGATGTGGCCGGCGTCAAGGTCGCGTCCCGCGTGGTCGAGGGCCTGCCGGCCAAGGATCTGAAGCCGATGGCCGACGAGCTGAAGAAGCAGGTCGGCTCCGGTGTCGTCGTGCTGATCGCGGCGAACGAGGGCAAGGCCTCCATCGTCATCGGCGTGACCGACGACCTGACGGGCAGCCTCAGCGCCGTCGATCTGGTGCGCGTTGGCGCCGAGGCGCTGGGCGGCAAGGGCGGCGGCGGCCGGCCCGACATGGCCCAGGCCGGCGGCCCCGACGCCTCGCTGGCTCCGGCGGCGGTCGAGGCCATCGAAAAGGCGATTGCGGCCAGGACGGCCTCCTGA
- a CDS encoding DHCW motif cupin fold protein, whose amino-acid sequence MELPTLPFTVTDWAGVPVTEHPGETGKALWRTFRTGELRVRLVEYTPGYLADHWCDRGHVLFVVSGELVTELKDGRRFVLTAGMSYQVSDFGDHPHRSSTEIGATLFIVD is encoded by the coding sequence ATGGAACTCCCGACTCTTCCCTTCACCGTGACCGACTGGGCCGGCGTGCCGGTCACCGAACATCCGGGCGAGACCGGCAAGGCGCTGTGGCGGACCTTCCGCACCGGCGAGCTTCGGGTGCGGCTGGTCGAATACACGCCGGGCTATCTGGCCGACCATTGGTGCGACCGCGGCCATGTCCTGTTCGTGGTCAGCGGTGAGCTGGTCACCGAGTTGAAGGACGGCCGGCGCTTCGTGCTGACCGCCGGCATGAGCTATCAGGTGTCCGATTTCGGCGACCATCCGCACCGGTCCTCGACCGAAATCGGCGCCACCCTGTTCATCGTCGACTGA
- a CDS encoding acyl carrier protein yields the protein MTATVPPDRDALQQWMMAYLATICGFAADAMDPGQPLAGYDLDSVDAVEMALEMEKAFGIALDPETFLESRNSVSAIADTLAGRNAGSPPV from the coding sequence ATGACCGCAACCGTCCCCCCCGACCGCGATGCCCTGCAACAGTGGATGATGGCCTATCTGGCGACCATCTGCGGGTTTGCGGCCGACGCCATGGACCCCGGCCAGCCCTTGGCCGGCTACGATCTGGATTCCGTCGATGCCGTCGAAATGGCGCTGGAAATGGAAAAGGCGTTCGGAATCGCCCTCGACCCGGAAACCTTCCTGGAGAGCCGCAATTCGGTCTCGGCCATCGCCGACACCCTGGCGGGCCGGAACGCCGGTTCGCCGCCAGTCTGA
- a CDS encoding YheC/YheD family protein, whose translation MQGAELLLLDRSSWDRQRELIAGERWTPAGWSSGWFSLPDVVVMKSGADVDWQELDGWIRRSRPVIADSSLDKLAFHELLCAGNLLPHAIPTIGIPSDAIDATLTAAFLEQGNAVVKPVDGRRGFGIQFIHRETGGGEAGSGQGWLLQHAGGTIRGTLGEVVGHVRARIAGRLRYRRYLVQRFIRSAAVDGRSADLRVHVQRRADGEWGVTRAYVRLAEAGRFLTNISQGGYQGPIDGFLAVRRNAVEAEELGNRIVALAMEIAKLVDATKPLPLSELGIDLALDEEDRLWAIEANAFPQSSLHEHARAEHMIGYAMAVARGTAGHERVAADRVR comes from the coding sequence TTGCAGGGCGCCGAACTGCTGCTGCTCGACAGATCGTCCTGGGACCGGCAGCGGGAACTGATCGCGGGGGAGCGCTGGACGCCCGCCGGCTGGAGCTCCGGCTGGTTCTCCCTGCCGGACGTGGTCGTGATGAAGAGCGGGGCGGATGTCGATTGGCAGGAACTGGACGGTTGGATTCGCCGAAGCCGTCCGGTCATCGCCGACTCCAGCCTCGACAAGCTGGCCTTTCACGAACTCCTGTGCGCCGGCAACCTGCTGCCGCACGCCATTCCCACCATCGGGATTCCGTCCGATGCCATCGACGCCACGCTGACGGCCGCCTTCCTGGAACAGGGGAACGCCGTCGTGAAGCCGGTCGACGGCCGCCGCGGCTTCGGCATCCAGTTCATCCACCGGGAAACCGGCGGCGGGGAGGCCGGCAGCGGGCAAGGCTGGCTGCTCCAGCATGCCGGCGGCACGATCCGCGGCACATTGGGGGAGGTGGTCGGCCATGTCCGCGCGCGCATCGCCGGGCGCCTGCGGTATCGCCGCTATCTGGTGCAGCGCTTCATCCGTTCGGCGGCGGTCGATGGCCGGTCCGCCGATCTCCGGGTCCATGTGCAGCGGCGGGCCGATGGCGAGTGGGGCGTGACCCGCGCCTATGTCCGGCTGGCCGAGGCGGGACGCTTCCTGACCAACATCAGCCAGGGCGGCTACCAGGGGCCGATCGACGGCTTCCTGGCCGTGCGGCGGAACGCGGTGGAGGCGGAAGAGCTCGGAAACCGGATCGTCGCCCTGGCGATGGAGATCGCCAAGCTGGTCGATGCGACCAAGCCGCTGCCGCTGTCGGAACTGGGCATCGATCTGGCCCTGGACGAGGAGGACCGGCTGTGGGCGATCGAGGCCAACGCCTTTCCGCAGAGCAGCCTGCACGAACATGCCCGCGCCGAGCATATGATCGGCTATGCCATGGCGGTCGCCCGCGGGACGGCGGGTCATGAGCGCGTGGCCGCGGACAGGGTCCGATAG
- a CDS encoding glycosyltransferase, translating to MSAVPAAPALLPASTTVVAMEGTTFHGPEAMTGIGRYVRNMARCLARIHADEGARLIVTLGRLAHAPLLAETVANDVQAHLFQPLIPGLPSDGAARQAGRRETPEALEDDLIARGATVYFDPNPFAMYKSFFAPRRLGHAAMIHDLVPLSFRSAYLDRWPAPLKAEYVRRLLHLAQTADVLFFPSHASAEEFHRHASPRAGMTLCVTGEGVDPVFLAPTASAADQAPANARPYMLMISNLTDRRKNLGFALTAYHHFLRLAASTRHAGMGLEIVMSSDALIDQAQAHCRALGIAGHVRFHVAVPDDSLRRLYRDAALLVCPSAAEGFGLPVIEALACGTPVLSSSRAGLAELQCDGWIMPADLSSEPALAASMLRAVDRPRGDPEAACRYAARFDWTEVGRRTYRTLSAATRS from the coding sequence ATGTCCGCCGTTCCGGCCGCGCCCGCCCTGCTGCCCGCCTCCACGACCGTCGTCGCGATGGAAGGAACGACCTTTCACGGGCCGGAGGCCATGACCGGCATCGGCCGTTACGTCCGCAACATGGCCCGTTGCCTGGCACGCATCCATGCCGACGAGGGCGCCCGTCTCATCGTGACGCTCGGGCGGTTGGCGCATGCGCCGCTGCTTGCGGAGACGGTCGCGAACGACGTCCAGGCCCATCTGTTCCAGCCGCTGATTCCCGGCCTCCCGTCCGACGGAGCCGCAAGACAGGCGGGGCGCCGCGAAACTCCCGAGGCCCTGGAAGACGACCTGATCGCCAGGGGGGCGACCGTCTATTTCGATCCGAATCCCTTCGCCATGTACAAGAGCTTCTTCGCGCCCAGGCGGCTGGGTCATGCGGCGATGATCCATGATCTGGTGCCGCTGAGCTTCCGCTCGGCCTATCTCGACCGGTGGCCGGCCCCGTTGAAGGCCGAATATGTGAGGCGTCTCCTCCATTTGGCGCAAACGGCCGACGTCCTGTTCTTCCCGTCGCATGCCAGCGCCGAGGAGTTCCACCGCCACGCCAGCCCACGAGCCGGGATGACGCTCTGCGTCACCGGCGAAGGGGTCGATCCGGTCTTTCTCGCCCCGACGGCGTCGGCGGCCGACCAAGCCCCGGCGAACGCCCGGCCATATATGCTGATGATCTCGAACCTGACGGACAGGCGCAAGAATCTGGGCTTCGCGCTGACGGCTTACCATCATTTCCTGCGGCTGGCCGCCTCGACCCGCCATGCCGGGATGGGGCTGGAGATCGTGATGTCGTCGGATGCGCTGATCGATCAGGCGCAGGCCCATTGCCGCGCGCTGGGGATTGCCGGGCATGTCCGCTTCCATGTCGCCGTGCCCGACGACAGCCTGCGCCGGCTCTACCGCGACGCGGCCCTGCTGGTCTGCCCCTCCGCCGCCGAAGGGTTCGGATTGCCGGTCATCGAGGCGCTGGCCTGCGGCACGCCGGTGCTGAGCAGCAGCAGGGCGGGGTTGGCTGAACTGCAATGCGACGGCTGGATCATGCCGGCCGACCTGTCGTCCGAGCCGGCGCTCGCCGCCAGCATGTTGCGGGCGGTCGACCGGCCCCGCGGCGACCCCGAGGCGGCATGCCGCTATGCCGCAAGGTTTGACTGGACCGAGGTCGGCCGCCGGACCTATCGGACCCTGTCCGCGGCCACGCGCTCATGA
- a CDS encoding AAA family ATPase, translating to MRFAGTDRYVATDDLMVAVNAAITLERPLLVKGEPGTGKTVLAVEIARALNKPLLSWHVKSTTKAQQGLYEYDAVSRLRDSQLGEAKVHDIANYIVRGKLWEAFEAPEPPVLLIDEIDKADIEFPNDLLLELDRMEFHVYETRQTVTAARRPIVIITSNNEKELPDAFLRRCFFHYIRFPERETMERIVEVHYPGLKAALLREALNLFYDLREVPGLKKKPSTSELLDWIKLLMVEDVDPETLRAKDARTLIPPLCGALLKNEQDVHTLERLAFLAKRGR from the coding sequence ATGCGTTTTGCCGGCACCGACCGCTATGTCGCCACCGACGATCTGATGGTGGCGGTCAACGCCGCGATCACGCTGGAGCGCCCGCTTCTGGTGAAGGGGGAGCCGGGGACCGGCAAGACCGTTCTGGCGGTGGAGATCGCCCGCGCGTTGAACAAGCCGCTGCTGTCCTGGCATGTGAAATCGACCACCAAGGCGCAGCAGGGCCTGTACGAATACGACGCGGTCAGCCGGTTGCGCGACAGCCAGCTGGGCGAGGCCAAGGTCCACGACATCGCCAACTACATCGTCCGCGGCAAGCTGTGGGAGGCCTTCGAGGCGCCGGAGCCTCCGGTGCTGCTGATCGACGAGATCGACAAGGCCGACATCGAGTTCCCCAACGACCTGCTGCTGGAGCTCGACCGCATGGAGTTCCACGTCTACGAGACGCGGCAGACGGTCACGGCGGCAAGGCGGCCCATCGTCATCATCACCTCGAACAACGAGAAGGAGCTGCCGGACGCCTTCCTGCGCCGCTGCTTCTTCCACTACATCCGCTTTCCCGAGCGCGAGACGATGGAACGCATCGTCGAGGTCCATTATCCCGGCCTGAAGGCCGCGCTGCTGCGCGAGGCGCTGAACCTGTTCTACGACCTGCGCGAGGTGCCGGGCCTGAAGAAGAAGCCCTCCACGTCGGAGCTTCTGGACTGGATCAAGCTGCTGATGGTCGAGGACGTCGATCCGGAAACCCTGCGCGCCAAGGATGCCCGCACCCTGATCCCGCCGCTGTGCGGCGCCCTGCTGAAGAACGAGCAGGACGTCCACACGCTGGAACGGCTGGCCTTCCTGGCCAAGCGGGGGCGCTGA
- a CDS encoding AAA family ATPase — protein MRILAVRGANLTSLDGTFAIDFDREPLRRAGLFAITGPTGAGKSTILDALCLALFDRMPRLPEGRGEMLGADGDPNGIRTTDVRSILRRGAGSGWAEVDFIGIDGDAYRARWEVRRARQKAQGALQLQSMSLCSLDGERRYGDGKKSVLDEIERRLGLSFEQFRRAVLLAQGDFATFLKAPPRERSALLELLTGTEVYSRLSVAAHERAGAERQTLDTLVAQGGGIGVLADEDRAALQADAADAARAVQAGEQALALARAAMAWHERDAQLAATEEQALAAARTAEEAWAGAEPRRGAAARLRSLLPMRPFLEDADRTAGDAAAAAAAVDRATAAWESARLAVEESTGRHGEARRRFEAACTAQAGAEPDLERAADLDGRIAALAGEGDAAEAAAQAAMQRSAKARKAVQDIGTALSAAQTESARLESWLRAQAGFEPVAADWERWDRLLDRHQAAARTGDAARRERMAREREVAVLTAAVETAESRSTEARDRCIAAETVLEALRAEAVPSLDDARTERAEAGRRRDGLRALLATGEMRRRLSADRTAAETDRVRLLAEAERDGAAARKLAERRNERRAAADEAERTLQRLLLARREDVKSLRGRLEEGEPCPVCGSDSHPWAGTDATPLDRVTREQEARLADLREELAAMVARHAALEAAAQAARTGADGLAARLAAMAQEADELTARWTAQAAAAGWSSDCDALDGIAAALDAVEQRLAGIAADEEHALDHRRRLDAAQQDQRRLEAAAAALATESEAARQRLAEGRQAAALAAAALERAEGDRDAALAELAEGLAGEADWRTRLERGPGGFRSALAERVSEYQGKRDTLARAGREVERASGERAVQSAELDAALRAEEEARQRAADLAGRQADARMARNALLGGRAVVAVRRALADERQAAEALVEKATIVRQDAAARLSAAERERETRGEATRLCADKAAVARERLERAAAERSTGLEEIRRLLAAPDAGLEAEERALAALERARGDALLVVDERRRQRDAHHAAGRPAQTAEEAAAAADGTGVILEHDRDRLGSARGRLEADDANRLRLAGLSAAMEAQRARCTLWGKMAQLIGSANGQKMRNFAQSLSLDLLLTHANRHLEDLARRYRLERVAGADLEIQVVDREMGDERRGVHSLSGGELFLVSLALALGLSAMAAGASGGIGTLFIDEGFGTLDPDSLDVALSCLEALQAGGRQVGVISHVPAMVERIGTQIRVVPLGGGRSRVTVLSPAGVPGVALAEA, from the coding sequence ATGCGGATCCTCGCAGTACGCGGCGCCAATCTGACCAGCCTCGACGGGACGTTCGCCATCGATTTCGACCGCGAGCCGCTGCGACGCGCCGGCCTGTTCGCCATCACCGGGCCGACCGGGGCCGGCAAGAGCACCATCCTGGACGCGCTGTGCCTGGCGCTGTTCGACCGCATGCCGCGGCTGCCGGAAGGACGCGGCGAGATGCTGGGAGCGGACGGCGACCCCAACGGCATCCGCACCACCGATGTGCGCAGCATCCTGCGGCGCGGCGCCGGATCCGGCTGGGCGGAAGTGGATTTCATCGGGATCGACGGGGATGCCTACCGGGCGCGGTGGGAGGTGCGGCGAGCCCGCCAGAAGGCGCAGGGCGCCCTGCAACTGCAGAGCATGTCGTTGTGCAGCCTCGACGGCGAGCGGCGCTACGGCGACGGTAAGAAGAGCGTGCTCGACGAGATCGAACGGCGGCTGGGCCTGAGCTTCGAGCAGTTCCGCCGCGCCGTCCTGCTGGCGCAGGGCGACTTCGCCACCTTCCTGAAGGCGCCGCCACGCGAACGCTCCGCCCTGCTGGAGTTGCTGACCGGCACGGAGGTCTATTCGCGGCTGTCGGTCGCCGCCCATGAACGGGCGGGTGCGGAGCGGCAGACGCTCGACACGCTGGTGGCGCAGGGCGGCGGCATCGGCGTCCTCGCCGACGAGGATCGCGCCGCCCTGCAAGCGGACGCCGCCGATGCGGCCCGCGCGGTCCAGGCGGGCGAACAGGCGCTGGCACTCGCCCGGGCGGCCATGGCCTGGCACGAGCGCGATGCGCAGCTCGCCGCGACGGAGGAGCAGGCGCTGGCAGCGGCCCGAACCGCCGAAGAGGCCTGGGCCGGAGCGGAGCCCCGGCGCGGCGCGGCGGCCCGGCTGCGCAGTCTGCTGCCGATGCGTCCGTTTCTGGAGGATGCCGACCGGACGGCGGGAGATGCGGCCGCGGCCGCGGCGGCGGTGGATCGCGCGACGGCGGCATGGGAAAGCGCCCGGCTTGCGGTGGAGGAGTCGACCGGCCGCCATGGCGAGGCCCGGCGCCGCTTCGAGGCCGCCTGCACGGCACAGGCCGGAGCCGAACCCGACCTGGAGCGTGCCGCTGATCTCGATGGTCGGATCGCGGCGTTGGCCGGTGAAGGCGACGCCGCCGAGGCTGCGGCACAGGCCGCCATGCAACGGAGCGCCAAGGCACGCAAGGCGGTGCAGGATATCGGGACCGCCCTGTCGGCGGCACAGACCGAGTCCGCAAGGCTGGAGTCCTGGCTGCGCGCACAGGCGGGCTTCGAGCCGGTCGCGGCCGATTGGGAGCGCTGGGACCGGCTGTTGGACCGGCACCAGGCGGCGGCCCGCACCGGAGACGCCGCCCGCCGGGAAAGGATGGCCCGGGAACGTGAAGTTGCCGTCCTGACCGCTGCCGTCGAAACGGCGGAAAGCCGCTCGACCGAGGCGCGGGACCGCTGCATCGCGGCCGAGACGGTGCTGGAGGCACTGCGGGCCGAGGCGGTGCCGTCGCTCGACGATGCCCGGACGGAGCGGGCGGAGGCGGGGCGCCGCCGCGACGGCCTGCGGGCCCTGCTCGCCACCGGCGAGATGCGGCGGCGCCTGTCGGCCGACCGGACGGCGGCGGAGACCGACCGGGTGCGGCTGCTGGCCGAAGCGGAGCGCGACGGCGCGGCGGCGCGGAAACTTGCCGAGCGCCGCAACGAACGGCGTGCGGCCGCCGACGAGGCGGAACGGACGCTGCAACGCCTGCTGCTGGCCCGGCGGGAGGATGTGAAGAGCCTGCGCGGACGGCTGGAGGAGGGCGAGCCCTGCCCGGTCTGCGGATCGGACTCCCACCCCTGGGCGGGAACCGACGCCACGCCGCTGGACCGGGTGACCCGGGAGCAGGAAGCGCGTCTCGCCGACCTGCGGGAGGAACTGGCCGCCATGGTGGCCCGCCATGCGGCGCTCGAGGCGGCGGCACAGGCCGCGCGGACCGGGGCCGACGGGCTGGCGGCACGGCTGGCGGCGATGGCGCAAGAGGCCGATGAGTTGACGGCGCGCTGGACGGCGCAGGCGGCAGCGGCCGGATGGAGCAGCGATTGCGACGCGCTGGACGGCATCGCGGCGGCGCTCGACGCCGTGGAACAGCGGTTGGCGGGCATCGCCGCCGACGAGGAGCATGCGCTGGATCACCGCCGGCGGCTCGACGCGGCACAGCAGGACCAGCGCCGGCTGGAAGCCGCCGCTGCGGCGCTGGCGACGGAGAGCGAGGCGGCCCGGCAGCGGTTGGCCGAGGGGCGGCAGGCGGCGGCCCTGGCTGCGGCGGCGCTGGAACGGGCGGAGGGCGACCGCGACGCCGCGCTGGCGGAACTGGCGGAAGGGCTGGCCGGCGAAGCCGATTGGCGCACGCGGCTGGAACGGGGTCCGGGAGGGTTCCGCAGCGCGTTGGCGGAACGGGTCTCCGAATACCAGGGGAAGAGAGATACATTGGCCCGCGCCGGCCGCGAGGTCGAACGGGCAAGCGGCGAGCGCGCGGTGCAGTCGGCGGAGCTGGATGCGGCGCTGAGGGCGGAGGAGGAGGCACGCCAGCGGGCCGCCGATCTGGCCGGCAGGCAGGCCGACGCCCGGATGGCACGCAACGCGCTGCTCGGCGGACGGGCGGTGGTGGCGGTGCGCAGGGCGCTGGCCGACGAGCGGCAGGCCGCAGAAGCGCTGGTGGAGAAGGCCACGATCGTTCGCCAGGACGCCGCCGCCCGCCTGTCGGCGGCGGAGCGGGAGCGGGAGACCCGCGGCGAGGCGACTCGCCTGTGCGCCGACAAGGCGGCGGTGGCCAGGGAGCGGCTGGAACGGGCGGCTGCCGAACGCTCCACCGGCCTGGAGGAGATCCGCCGGCTGCTGGCGGCCCCGGACGCCGGGCTGGAGGCCGAGGAGCGGGCGCTGGCGGCGCTGGAGCGCGCGCGCGGCGATGCGCTGCTGGTGGTCGACGAGCGGCGGCGGCAGCGGGATGCCCACCATGCCGCCGGCCGTCCGGCGCAGACCGCCGAAGAGGCGGCCGCCGCGGCCGATGGAACAGGCGTGATCCTGGAGCACGACCGCGACCGGCTCGGCTCGGCCCGCGGCCGGCTGGAGGCCGACGACGCCAATCGGCTGCGGCTGGCCGGGCTGAGCGCGGCGATGGAGGCCCAGCGGGCACGCTGCACCCTGTGGGGCAAGATGGCGCAACTGATCGGCTCGGCGAACGGGCAGAAGATGCGCAACTTCGCCCAGAGCCTGAGCCTCGACCTGCTGCTGACCCACGCCAACCGGCATCTGGAGGATCTCGCCCGCCGCTACCGGCTGGAGCGGGTGGCCGGGGCCGACCTGGAAATACAGGTGGTCGACCGCGAGATGGGCGACGAGCGGCGCGGCGTCCACAGCCTGTCGGGCGGCGAGCTGTTCCTGGTATCGCTGGCCCTGGCGCTGGGCCTGTCGGCGATGGCGGCCGGCGCCTCAGGCGGCATCGGCACGCTGTTCATCGATGAGGGCTTCGGCACGCTGGATCCCGACAGCCTGGACGTCGCCCTGTCCTGCCTGGAAGCCTTGCAGGCCGGCGGCCGTCAGGTCGGCGTCATCAGCCACGTCCCGGCGATGGTCGAACGCATCGGCACGCAGATCCGCGTGGTGCCGCTGGGCGGCGGGCGCAGCCGGGTGACGGTGCTGTCACCGGCCGGCGTGCCGGGGGTGGCGCTGGCAGAGGCTTGA